TCTGAGAAGTCTTATTCAAGAGCCCCTCATCGGGCTCCCCCCAAAACTCAAGCCTCCCAGTCTCCCCAATATCTAGCCAGCCTCAACCAGCCCCACCCTCACAATGTCACCCAAGCTTCCCTTGGGTTTCAGCATGAACTTACATGGCCACGATATCTCACAGACAAATCCTTTTCCCTGGGTCAACCCACCAATGCTTTTCTTCaaagcactaggagaaatccattctcccagCCTAGGTCAAAattttaagagctcttttccccatttcaagcaaatcttatttctcaaattGGACTGAATccagacatgacaaagcaggactcCCTCACCTTGCTCCGGTACCCGACCTGCACTGTCTATGGctattttccttccccttttcccctttactTATGTTCCTGGGTTCCCAAGGATTCAGAAAATACTCCCAGGAAATtagtctgaagaaggaaattttcaCCTGCGGATACTAGGGCCCACTGCAAAAGAGTGGGGGCGCCACCCATTCTCTGTGTGAAATATCTGTTCTTCTGATGCTATATTGATACCGCCATGAGCCCCGAGCCCCcaactgttagaaacatacttacattgtctaggaataaacaagactcattggaaagccaggaacgttttaattataatttacatttattccccctgaataaatgggtacctcccctgaacagagtacgggagaaaggactcagatggacaccagtcctttAGTAGACCCTCACAtcaaatctcccaccaggctttTCATTGgacagatacaaccccctgactgcctatgtcatgccctcctcaaatggctcatttaagcatgcatacaagcctctgaccttccACCTGACctacctgaggcctggtttctgctaaagctggggtgggggagggggaggacaccttcaattctgtggaaacaaaacccctCCCCTGTTTCTTACAATTTATGCTTATCGGTTTTAATTTCTTAATGGTAAAAATTGATAGATATAATACAAACAAAAAGCTCTGTGGGGTCCTTAATTCTtcagagtgtaaaggggtcctgagaccaaaaagtttgagaactactggTATAAAGGAAGCCCCTTTCTGGGAGCACCTTATACTGAGGGAATTGCAGTTTGTCGattcttcttccctccaaaaaccccAGATCTTAAGAAAGACCTTATGAAGCAGGTCACAAATGAACTTTGAAAAGAACGCATTGAATTGGTTGTATGTTTGGAGGGAGAAGCAAGCTGTACATTGAACAGATTTGTGGTCACATGTGCAATCCTTATTTTCTGTCTTGCTTTGTCTATGGAAATGCTCATCTTATTTGGTGATTaagttcaaaataataaaaaaaagataagtcaCAAGCCATGTGCTATGTTTAGCTCATCTTGCCAAAATTCTGAACTTACAGTTCTGTGGTTTATCCTTAATTACTGGTCTAAGAAAGTGATATCTAGTAAACCAGATTTCATCTGTTATGTGCCTATTGTGTACAAAGCACTCTGTtaggcaccaggaatacaaagacaaaaaatgatgcAGTCACTtcaggaagtttacattctattcagACTTTGGCAGCATGCTACAGTGTGGAAAGACTGTTAGCTTTGGAGTTTTAGGACTCAGATTAAATTCCCGTCTCAAAAAAGAACTTACTGTGGTGCCTGAGGCAGGCTGTTTAtcctttctaggcctcaatttcttgaATCTTTACCCTTAGACCCAAAATTTATGAAAGCAAGATGGCAGATAATATCCATAGAACTAGAGTAGCTTTGAATTCTAGTTCTCTGATCTTACTTTCCTTTCATAAATGtaagactttgggaaaatcatttaagaaGTATTTGGCCAAACGGTATGAAGAAACAGTACTGCAGTCTACATTTACCAGTCAGTTATTGAATGTGGGGAGTTGTTCATCTGTCCAGCTTAAAGAATATTCCTGTATAGTCAGTGTTACAATTCTGCAAGATTTATTGGACTATATCTCTTCAAAGCATTCCTACATCATAGATCACCCTTTTAGACATCCTCAGAAATTGGAAGGTGTACAGTATGTAGAACTGGACCAGCTTCAGCCAAATACTTTAGTCCATTTGATACTGAAAGTTGTCATTGTCACAATACTAACAGAAGCAGTATATGGTTACAGAGGACAGAAGCCAAGAACAATTATTTTAACGGTAGAACAGGTCCAAGACCAACATTTTATACTTGTATTATGGGGTCCTGGAGCTGCTTGGTACTCAGAGATTCAAAGGAAAAGGGATCATCTTTGGGAGTTTAAGTATCTCCTCACTCAGTATAATTCCACATTAGGAAATCTAGAATTGCACATGACCCCTTGGTCCTCTTGTGAGTGCCTCTTTGAGGATGACACGAGGGCAGTTGAATTTAAAGCAAAGTTCCAAAAAAGGGAAAGTCACCTTGTGAACATCTCACATTTTTCTGTCCTTCTGGAAGAGAAGCGCTCAGGAGTGGTACAAGTAAAAGCTCAGATATTGGCATTTGTGTTTCCTGTTGTTGCCCACAACAGCCAGCAGCTTGTCCTAGATGCTAGCTCTTCTCTGGAGGATATTCTGACATGTCTCCCCACCATTATGTGTTCAGGCTGTGGAAAATGTGGACTGGAATTAGAAACAGACAAGAACCAGATCTACAAGCAGTGTGTCAGTTGCTTGCCATTTACTATGGTGAAATTTTACTACAAGTCAGCTCTCATGACTGTGTCTGATGGCAAGAACAAGGTTTGCATTCATGTAGGATCAGAGATGATGCAGAAGATTCTTCTCAATATTCCACCTGATTGGTTAAGCAGAGTTGTAGTCCTGTCCTCAGGTATCACATATGGTATGGTTGCAGCAGACCTGTGCCACTCGTTGCTAGCAAGCAGAGAAAGAGCTTACACACTGAAAGTTCAGAGCCTTTTTATTCTAGATGAAAATAGCTACCCTTTGCAACACGACTTCTATCTGCTGGATTTTCGTACTGACTTTGAAGCATGACTCTGTAACCATGTAAGCCATCAGAAGAACAAACTGCTGGTAATTGGAGGAGAAATacaatgaaatgattttttttaaatgaattgaagTAACAAGACTTTACCTTGGGTTTATGTCCAGAAGACTCccaaaaaatgtaataaaaagaattgtgtgtttatttgtaaGCTCCAGAAATATTAACTCGagcatattctttttatttttaataaaactttgtagtcattgaaaaaattaaaaaaaagaagaaggattTGGCCAGACATGGCAATGCATGCCTGTGGAGCCTGCTGCTGGGGAAGGCTGTAACTGGCAGACTGCTTGACTTCTGGAGGTTTGGGGTGCAGTAGGGAGGGCTAAAGCTGCACAATGTCCAGCACCAGTATGGTGAACCTCCACAGGAGCAAGAGGGTCATTAGGGTACCTGAGGAGGGTTATATGGGCCTGGGGTgcggtgggggtagggggaagaacAGATTAGAGCTTCTTAATCTATTATTAGTATTGAGGTCTGCCAATAAGTGGCTACTTCACTTTCAACTTGGGTAAGATAGGGAGATCCAGtattaaaacacaaaacaaaaatatcccaCCACCATAaaaccaaacaaatgaaaaaaatcccctcccccaacacaaatgcctaaaaactattttttatctttagaaGAAGTATAAGAAAACCTACATCATTCAGCTGGTGGAAATAACTTTTCAGATATTGCTGAAGTGATTAATCCAGCTTTTAAGTTGTGTTTTAGGTGCTATAAAATAATGGGTTCTATCTTGAACTAGTCATCTTAAGTTGAAGAATCTTGGGGAGTTTGGAGAAAGACAGATCTCTTTTCAAATACGTGGATAAACAAATAGGAAGGGGATAACTGACATATATATAATCCAACACatgtttttaagaaaaggaagaagaggaaaaaatcagaaaaactgaTCCATACACCCCTCGCTACCCAAATTTGATAATATATGCAGTGTTCTACATTCATACGTCTACTTCTGCAGAGAAGTTGAGGgtgatgtcttctcatatctctttgggGCCatgttttttgtaattttgtaacattcttttttggtctgtgttttttgttctttgcatttactttgttgtagttattttgtattttgttttcttgtttctgcttacttcactatgcTTTGGTTCGTATAACTCATTCTGTGCTTTTCTGTATTATAATTGCCACTACTTACAGCACAGTTATATTCCATTACGTTAATGGACCACAATTTGTGgacatctcttttttttctagtactttgctactataaatatttcaatgtatttgaagactttcttttttatcaaAGATCCTCCTTGGAGCACAGGTTTAGTGGTTGGGTCAAAATGTATGGGCATTTTGGTACCTTTATTTCCATAATTATAATTTGCTTTCCAAAGTGGTGTACAGATTTGCAACTTTGATCAATAACTCTCCATCTTCCTAtaacctctccaacattgactattttgaTCTTTTGACATCTTTGTGAATTTGCTGGATATTAAGGTTGTTTTGATGggcatttttcttatatttagtGATCCGGAGCATTCTTTGGTGCATTGGcctgtttttatcatttttaatcatGATAGTGAGTGGGATCGTGAGGACCTCTCATGAAATCATGAAATCTAAATCTTAACCTTTCTGTAAATTTAATGggatcagcatggctcagggtttctgattgacagctaggtcTAAGTCTCCAGTTACTGAGAAATCACCTGACTTATAGGAATCCTAAACTTAAAGTAGCTGGACCCACTTCCTTCCCACTACCACATCAGCACGAGTCTCTCCAAATAAGGAGAAAGATGTTTTTCACTTCCTTgttcctgggttagatttctcgcgagattgtgagcctgaactccaccaggCAGGGAGGGTGAAGatcagtggtgggaggaggatggaacCGCTAAGGTATATAATCATGCTTCACTTCCTATACTGGGCCTCTCTTACTAGCTTACTGCTGATAGTAATGACGCCCTTTCTGTCGATCGTAataaagaaattttcttttttctacctgGAGaaacctctgatttttttttttaattaaatgctgGGTGGTCTCACCTCACACGGTAATCCTATTTGTAGGCCTACATGTCAGCCTCTCCCCCTCTTAGtagataaaatgtaagctctttgaagggtaaatttttaaaatctttttctttccagCATTTTGTATAGTACTTTGTACCTAATACATgtacatttaataaaggcttgttataTGAACTGACTTAAAAGTATTAGCTTAAATCATATCTGGTAAATTTTGTGATATTATTGTCCATCACCCCTCCCCCCTGTAAAAGGTATAGGGTAGAGATATATTACACATAGATGTGTattatatattagatatatatgaatatatatttctaCAGATAGAAAACTGTATATCTCAGCTTTGGAAAACTACATATTAAGCTTATACAAGCTTACAAAATATgatgtagaaaaaaataattaaatggaaTCCTTTTAGCCATTGATTTAATCTGAGATCCTCTGACTATTGACTTTAAAGGGACTTTATTTAAACCATATCCACTTTACTGATTGgccttagagatgaggaaattaagtttATTTCTTTATAGCTACAtagaaatctttgcagcaaaagATTGCTTTATTTTATATAGCTTACTAATAATATTGAATTGCTAATATAGCTTACTAATAATACTGAACCTAGTTAACACATTTAtaactttaattatttcctttctatttttaaagagaaaagaaggaaattgaaaatgGTGAAATGTACAAAGAGGCCAGCCTCTATTAGCTAAAGTGTGTTCTAATGAGGGAATATATGTTTTTTTGGGTCCTTTaaagctctaaattctataatcctatCTTAGTATGTGGGTATTCTACCTTCCAGTAGCTTTCATGATAGaattctgtgggtttttttttaatagaaacaaaCCCCAGAGCAACCCATTTATTGTTATAATACCataaaagaaagatcaaaacaacgTGGAAAAATGTGTGGCTGGCTTTTGAAGCCCAGAGAAtgtaactaagaaaaaaaagtattgccTTCTGAGTGTCTTCTAACTTCACTGACAATATTCTTCTAGTTAGAGACACTTTGTAGTAGAGTAATGTTGTCTCCTTTCAGCATGATCCAGCCAAGCTGTTTCCTTGACTTTGTTTTAGAGTGAATCTCCTCTGCATCATCCAATACAAGATTCTTATACTCATCGAAACCAATTATGCAGCCCTCTATTCACATATTTACTTGCTCATACAGCCACACCTGAATTCGGGACCGATTTTGGAGATACCTGAAGATGAGGTTGATGGGCTGCATCATCACCTTCTGCACCTTCTGGCCTTGGCCATGGGTACGCCATGGCGGGAGCGTACAGTGAGAGCGCGGGGCACAGCACGTCTTAGGGAAACCACGAGCGGAACCCGAATTCTGTGGTTTTTATGGAATCTCTTAAATGAGGCACCTTTATTCCATCTGACAGATAACCTCCACCTCCATTGGAATTTTCTAGACTTAGTATTGTACCATTACTGAAACTTGTGAAAGACTAGTTGAACTGAAGTATGTACTCTGTCTTGTCTTTGAAATCCTACCTGTTTGGGGAGAACATTAGCTACTAGGAACTTAaacctgttttcttctcttttctttctttctcttttttcttttcctctccttttttctcccctctttttcaCTCGTCTCCTTTCTCCTGCACTTTTCTTTTGTCCTTAGAATCATGAAGGACAATGCCACCTTTCAATTTAAACATAAATTTCGGCCCAAAATATTGCCTATATTAACCTTTATATAATAATTCTGCATagattcccttcccctctccacccctccccccattcactCCCAGAAAGCAAGGCTCCACATACAAAGTTTTAAAAGGGTCATATGAACTACCTAGATTGGGATACGAAATTCCACAGCGAACTCTTTTCTTGCCTGTGACCTCctttagtgatttttaaaaattattatttatttaatatctttagttttcagcattgatttccacaagagttcgaattacaaattttctccccatttctaccctccgcccccgctccaagatagcatatatttttattgccccattccctgtcaccccactccccccatccccttttcccttactttcttgtagggcaagttagatttctatgtcccattgcctgtatatcttatttcctagttgcatgcaaaaactttttttttttttgacatctgcttttaaaactttgagttccaaattctctcccctcttccctccccacccaccctccctaagaaggcaaacaattccacataggccacgtgtgtatcattatgcaaaacccttccacaatactcatgttgtgaaaggctaactatattttgattcttcctatcctatcctcctttattcagttttctcccttgaccttgtccgttttcaaaagtgtttgcttttgattacctcctccccctatctgccgtcctttctatcatcctccctttttttatctccttcctccttctttcctgtgtggtaagatacccaattgagtgtgtatggtattccctcctcaggtcatatctgttgagagcaagattcactcattccccctcacctgccccctcttccttcctacagaactgctttttcttgccatttttatgagagataatttaccccattctatctctccctttctccctctctcaatatattcctctctcatcccttaatttgattttatatatatgtatattcccttcagctaccctaatactgaggtcttatgaattatacacatcatctttccatgaaggaatgtaaacaaaacagttcaactttagtaagtcccttatgatttctctttcctgcttaccttttcatgcttctcttgattcttgtgtttgaaagtcagattttctattcagctctggtcttttcactgaaaaagcttgaaaggcctctattttattgaaagtcaatattttgccctggagcattatactcagttttgctgggtaggtgattcttggttttaatcctagctccattgacctctgaaatatcatatccctagccctttgatcccttaatgtagaagctgctagatcttgtattatcctgattgtgttttcacagtactcaaattgtttctttctggctgcttgtagtattttatcgttgatctgggagctctggaatttggcaacaatgttcctaggagttttctttttgggatctttttcaagaggcgatcagtggattctttcaatttctattttaccctctggctctagaatctcagggcagttctccttgattatttcttgaaaggtgatatctaggctgtttttttgatcatggctttcaggtagtccaataatttttaaattatctctcctggatctattttccaggtcagtggtttttcctatgagacatttcatgttgtcttccactttttcattcctttggttctgttttataatatcttgattcctcataaaatcactagcttccacttgctccaatctaatttttaaggtagtattttcttcagtggtcttttggacctccttttccatttggccagttatgcctttcaaggcattcttctcctcattggctttttggatctcttttgccgtttgagttagtctattttttaaggtgatatcatcagtatttttttgggtctactttagcaagtcattgacttgtgtttcatgattttctcacatcactctcatttctcttcccaatttttcctttactactctaacttgcttttccaagtcctttttgtggtcttcatggcctgagagcagttcatgtttttcttggaggcttttgatgtaggctctttgactttgttgacttcttctggctgtatgttttggtcatctttgtcaccaaagaaagattccaaagtctgagtctgaatctgagtccgtttttgctgcctgttcatgtacccagccaactacttgacccttgagcttttcgtcgcAGTATGACTActtaaagagtactttgtcccaaggttgagggcctgcgctgttgttttcagagctatttctacacagccagctctgccacaccagcgctcctcctcccccaagaaccaccagcctggaccgagattcagatctaagcaggctctgcactcctgctcttatcccccacttaattcttcccaccaggtgggcctggggccaaaagcaactgcacctgtagctctgtaagcagcctcagagctgcaccacctccaccaccctgggggtggtggccaaaccagaacctcctttctctctgtcccagcagtttttcccactaaccttttctgttgtctttggtatttgtgggttgagaaatctgatatctgccacagctcactgattcagggtgccagggcctGTTCCCCCAACTCctgggtctggttggtcttggcgtggcccatgctcgtctctgctctgctctactcccagcacggtgtggtagacctt
This Trichosurus vulpecula isolate mTriVul1 chromosome 2, mTriVul1.pri, whole genome shotgun sequence DNA region includes the following protein-coding sequences:
- the LOC118840137 gene encoding shieldin complex subunit 2-like; this encodes MADNIHRTRVALNSSSLILLSFHKCKTLGKSFKKYLAKRYEETVLQSTFTSQLLNVGSCSSVQLKEYSCIVSVTILQDLLDYISSKHSYIIDHPFRHPQKLEGVQYVELDQLQPNTLVHLILKVVIVTILTEAVYGYRGQKPRTIILTVEQVQDQHFILVLWGPGAAWYSEIQRKRDHLWEFKYLLTQYNSTLGNLELHMTPWSSCECLFEDDTRAVEFKAKFQKRESHLVNISHFSVLLEEKRSGVVQVKAQILAFVFPVVAHNSQQLVLDASSSLEDILTCLPTIMCSGCGKCGLELETDKNQIYKQCVSCLPFTMVKFYYKSALMTVSDGKNKVCIHVGSEMMQKILLNIPPDWLSRVVVLSSGITYGMVAADLCHSLLASRERAYTLKVQSLFILDENSYPLQHDFYLLDFRTDFEA